The following are encoded in a window of Nocardia sp. BMG111209 genomic DNA:
- a CDS encoding TerD family protein yields the protein MPEPETPPGAASSDGETFLTRTAPALSAVSVDLGWRLRPGTSPDFDLDASAIAVGSGDRVLSDDWFVFYNNPRTPDGSIRHSGDRTTAESIEVDLATLPETVTAVVFPLSIYDAEARGHSLDALAAAYVRVADRRDGAELARYEVPAGAWHGTALVAGELRREQDEWLFRVVGRGCPDGLAEIARTYGVHV from the coding sequence CTGCCCGAGCCCGAAACACCACCGGGCGCCGCGTCGTCCGACGGCGAAACCTTCCTGACCCGAACGGCTCCCGCGCTGTCGGCCGTCTCCGTCGACCTCGGCTGGCGGCTGCGACCGGGGACGAGCCCGGACTTCGATCTCGACGCGAGCGCGATAGCGGTCGGATCCGGCGACCGAGTCCTGTCCGACGACTGGTTCGTGTTCTACAACAATCCGCGGACCCCCGACGGATCCATCCGGCATTCCGGTGACCGTACGACGGCCGAGTCGATCGAGGTCGATCTCGCCACGCTCCCGGAAACGGTGACAGCCGTGGTCTTTCCGCTGTCGATCTACGATGCCGAGGCGCGGGGACATTCGCTGGACGCCCTCGCCGCGGCATACGTACGGGTCGCCGATCGGCGCGACGGCGCCGAACTCGCCCGCTACGAGGTACCGGCCGGGGCGTGGCACGGAACCGCCCTGGTGGCCGGCGAATTGCGCCGCGAGCAGGACGAGTGGCTGTTCCGCGTGGTCGGCCGCGGCTGTCCGGACGGACTCGCGGAGATAGCCCGAACCTACGGCGTGCACGTCTGA
- a CDS encoding alpha/beta fold hydrolase: protein MPEVTVGAARIPYRVLGSGRPLVLVHGGSAGSKGWDAAAEVLAETRTVVLPDLSGSDAARDDGGELTVELLAGQVAAVISDLGLGAADVAGHSMGGSVVAALAARRPELVRSLVLVTAWTGRGDEYLRHALGLWRQLACDADAFARYSMLIAFSREHLESAGAAVVAELASGYRPVPGRLRQIDLALRLDVRDLLPRIDVPALVIGCSRDLLVSARYSRELAADIPGAAYAEIAGGHQVMIEQPAEFAKLVRDFGDRV from the coding sequence ATGCCGGAAGTCACGGTGGGTGCGGCGCGGATACCGTATCGGGTGCTCGGTAGCGGGCGGCCGCTGGTGCTGGTGCACGGCGGGAGTGCGGGATCGAAGGGGTGGGATGCCGCGGCCGAGGTGCTCGCGGAGACCAGAACTGTTGTGCTGCCTGATCTTTCGGGTAGTGATGCGGCGCGGGACGACGGTGGGGAGTTGACGGTCGAGCTGCTCGCCGGGCAGGTTGCGGCCGTGATCTCCGATCTCGGGCTGGGGGCCGCCGATGTGGCGGGGCATTCCATGGGTGGTTCGGTGGTGGCGGCGCTCGCCGCGAGGCGGCCCGAGCTGGTGCGCAGCCTCGTATTGGTCACGGCGTGGACGGGGCGGGGTGACGAGTATCTGCGGCACGCGCTAGGTCTGTGGCGCCAACTGGCCTGCGACGCCGATGCTTTCGCGCGGTACAGCATGTTGATCGCGTTCAGCCGGGAGCATCTGGAATCCGCCGGGGCGGCGGTGGTGGCCGAGCTCGCGTCGGGGTATCGGCCGGTGCCGGGGCGGTTGCGGCAGATCGACCTCGCCCTCCGACTCGATGTGCGGGATCTGCTGCCGCGGATCGATGTGCCGGCCCTGGTGATCGGGTGTTCTCGCGACCTGCTGGTCTCCGCGCGGTATTCGCGTGAGCTGGCCGCGGACATCCCGGGCGCTGCCTACGCGGAGATCGCCGGCGGGCATCAGGTGATGATCGAGCAGCCGGCGGAGTTCGCGAAACTCGTCCGGGACTTCGGCGACCGGGTGTAG
- a CDS encoding PAS domain S-box protein, protein MNSHESAAVVVVDAAGTIRYWSGGAVTLFGHHDVVGESLDVIVPEEFRSQHWNGFRRAMDTGESESSGGRFNIPVRCADGATRCFPGTFSVLWDGHGRAVGGVGTWTEPLGGEEPFTAVAPL, encoded by the coding sequence ATGAATTCGCACGAATCGGCTGCTGTCGTGGTCGTGGATGCCGCTGGGACGATTCGGTATTGGAGTGGCGGTGCGGTCACTCTGTTCGGGCATCACGATGTTGTCGGGGAATCGCTCGACGTGATCGTTCCGGAGGAATTCCGCTCGCAACACTGGAACGGTTTCCGGCGGGCGATGGACACCGGTGAGTCGGAATCGTCCGGCGGTCGGTTCAATATTCCGGTGCGTTGCGCCGACGGGGCGACTCGATGCTTTCCGGGCACGTTCTCCGTGCTCTGGGACGGGCACGGTCGCGCCGTGGGTGGGGTCGGGACCTGGACCGAACCGCTGGGTGGTGAGGAACCCTTCACGGCGGTTGCACCGTTGTGA
- a CDS encoding glycosyltransferase family 2 protein has product MPAYNAAGTLATTMRSILDQDADFELLVLDNASTDGTGEIATGFADPRVRVHRNERVLRIGDNWNKAVEISSGALVKVVCADDILMPGTLQAQLDLMRDDEIALSSTKFDVIDEVGAVEDSGLGLPGLVGAQSVISLMRAIVRHGPAEFGPTAAAMFRRRDFQRVGGFRGDLVFPMDVDLFARVCESGAFYGMPDVSAAWRNSSFNLCSRTSTVSKLTELARFHHRLGREYPELIARADVIAGDLRLARQALQRLQIRTMAILFRRPDLLR; this is encoded by the coding sequence GTGCCGGCCTACAACGCGGCCGGGACGCTCGCTACCACCATGCGGTCGATCCTGGATCAGGATGCCGACTTCGAGCTGCTGGTGCTCGACAACGCGAGTACCGACGGGACCGGTGAGATCGCGACCGGGTTCGCCGATCCGCGGGTTCGGGTGCATCGCAACGAACGGGTTCTGCGGATCGGGGACAACTGGAACAAGGCCGTCGAGATCTCCTCGGGTGCGCTGGTGAAGGTGGTCTGTGCCGACGACATCCTGATGCCGGGGACGTTGCAGGCGCAGCTGGATCTGATGCGGGACGACGAGATCGCGCTCAGCTCCACGAAATTCGATGTCATCGACGAGGTGGGTGCGGTCGAGGATTCGGGGCTGGGGTTGCCGGGGCTGGTGGGTGCGCAGTCGGTGATCTCGTTGATGCGGGCGATCGTGCGGCACGGGCCCGCCGAATTCGGGCCGACGGCGGCGGCGATGTTCCGGCGCCGGGACTTCCAGCGCGTCGGGGGATTCCGCGGGGATCTGGTGTTCCCGATGGATGTGGACCTGTTCGCGCGGGTGTGCGAGTCGGGGGCCTTCTACGGGATGCCGGATGTGTCTGCGGCGTGGCGTAATTCGTCGTTCAACCTGTGCAGCCGGACGTCCACGGTGTCGAAGCTGACGGAGCTGGCCCGGTTCCATCATCGGCTCGGGCGGGAGTATCCGGAGCTGATCGCCCGCGCGGATGTCATCGCGGGTGATCTGCGGCTGGCGCGACAGGCGTTGCAGCGGTTGCAGATCCGGACCATGGCGATTCTGTTCCGGCGTCCGGATCTGCTGCGCTGA
- a CDS encoding MspA family porin, whose translation MREDIRRAAVRAATVTATTVAALVLGAGIGGAAVDSTSSIVDHDQRTIQAVEADTRIDFVPPLDGNPLTREWFHSGRAGFRITGDHQDDWHGHLTVGYMVGYPATLDGKLRLQYQTPGLEVEVGTATQLDIFDLIPRLGVEMSVGFGPGIQTVECAGGDISGAEGYIQMSGFHGTVTGVVGRVTIRPFVKVTSNSGDTVITYGSTATL comes from the coding sequence ATGAGGGAAGACATCCGGCGCGCAGCCGTGCGCGCCGCCACCGTCACGGCCACGACCGTCGCCGCGCTCGTGCTGGGGGCCGGGATCGGCGGCGCGGCGGTGGACAGCACCAGCAGCATCGTCGATCACGACCAGCGCACCATCCAGGCCGTCGAGGCCGACACCAGGATCGACTTCGTGCCACCCCTGGACGGAAATCCACTGACCCGCGAATGGTTCCACTCCGGCCGGGCCGGATTCCGGATCACCGGCGACCATCAGGACGACTGGCACGGTCACCTGACCGTCGGCTACATGGTCGGCTACCCCGCGACCCTCGACGGCAAGCTCCGGCTCCAGTATCAGACCCCCGGCCTCGAGGTCGAGGTCGGCACCGCGACCCAGCTCGACATCTTCGATCTGATTCCCCGTCTGGGCGTGGAGATGTCGGTCGGATTCGGCCCCGGCATCCAGACCGTGGAATGCGCCGGTGGCGACATCTCCGGCGCCGAGGGCTACATCCAGATGTCCGGCTTCCACGGCACGGTCACCGGCGTGGTCGGCCGAGTCACCATCCGCCCGTTCGTGAAGGTCACGAGCAACAGCGGTGACACCGTCATCACCTACGGCTCGACCGCCACCCTCTGA
- a CDS encoding methyltransferase domain-containing protein, which produces MNPRPGGPARTCRACAATALDRVLDLGKMFAADHFPLLGVPVADDTTHALAMDLCRTCGLAQLADDDTVVAEPRAVEPQALRDQAAAAVSAVDAAGLLTGDRVREFGSPHGGTWIPLLAARGYTETRTEPADVVIDSFGMMHEPDQRAAAAARAAALGPGGVLLLQFHALAAILAQGQWNALRHGHFAYYSLTALTTLLGTAGLYPATAWEFDLYGGTVLVAARRERTEPDATLRRLLAADTASTDLATVRTLQTAADRQATELRTWLEHETAGGRAVFAYGAASRAVALFALAGLRRDLLPAVADAAPAKQGRRMPGTDIPIITPAELVAAQPDRVLLTLPDLLTEVRTALPALHDRWVVEIPRPL; this is translated from the coding sequence GTGAACCCCCGGCCCGGCGGCCCGGCCCGCACCTGTCGCGCCTGTGCGGCGACCGCCCTGGATCGAGTGCTCGATCTGGGAAAGATGTTCGCGGCGGACCACTTCCCGTTGCTCGGCGTGCCGGTCGCGGACGACACCACCCACGCGCTGGCCATGGACCTGTGCCGCACCTGCGGTCTGGCCCAGCTGGCCGACGACGATACGGTCGTCGCCGAGCCGCGCGCGGTGGAACCGCAGGCCCTGCGCGATCAGGCCGCCGCCGCGGTGTCCGCGGTCGACGCCGCCGGCCTGCTGACCGGCGACCGCGTCCGCGAGTTCGGCAGCCCGCACGGCGGCACCTGGATCCCCCTGCTGGCCGCCCGCGGCTACACCGAAACCCGCACCGAGCCCGCCGATGTCGTGATCGACAGCTTCGGCATGATGCACGAACCCGATCAGCGGGCGGCCGCCGCCGCCCGCGCCGCCGCACTGGGCCCCGGCGGCGTGCTGCTGCTGCAATTCCACGCCCTGGCTGCCATACTCGCGCAGGGGCAGTGGAATGCCCTGCGGCACGGCCACTTCGCCTACTACTCGCTCACCGCGCTCACCACCCTGCTGGGCACGGCGGGCCTGTACCCCGCGACCGCCTGGGAATTCGACCTCTACGGCGGCACGGTCCTGGTGGCGGCCCGGCGCGAACGCACCGAACCCGACGCCACCCTGCGCCGCCTGCTCGCCGCCGACACCGCGAGCACCGACCTCGCCACCGTCCGCACCCTGCAGACCGCCGCCGACCGGCAGGCAACCGAACTGCGCACCTGGCTGGAACACGAAACCGCCGGCGGCCGTGCGGTATTCGCCTACGGTGCGGCCTCCCGCGCGGTGGCGCTGTTCGCCCTCGCCGGCCTGCGCCGCGACCTGCTCCCCGCCGTCGCCGACGCCGCACCCGCCAAACAGGGCCGCCGCATGCCGGGCACCGACATCCCGATCATCACCCCCGCCGAACTGGTTGCCGCCCAACCGGACCGGGTCCTGCTGACCCTGCCCGACCTGCTCACCGAGGTGCGCACGGCACTGCCCGCCCTGCACGACCGCTGGGTGGTGGAGATACCCCGGCCGCTGTGA
- the rfbC gene encoding dTDP-4-dehydrorhamnose 3,5-epimerase: MRIEQTDLVDVLLLVPEPFRDERGLFTRTFDADEFDAHLQVPGAAASFVQDSQSRSIRGVVRGMHGRSGRGEGKLVRCAHGAIYDVLVDIRPDSPTFGRQQAFRLDDNDFRHLYIPPGILHGFQALTDPADVCYRMDRPHDPREDVAVAYDDPELAIDWPLPVTVVSARDRAAGSWAELRATLNGPHTR, translated from the coding sequence GTGCGTATCGAGCAGACCGACCTCGTCGACGTGTTGCTGCTGGTCCCCGAGCCGTTCCGGGACGAGCGGGGCCTGTTCACCCGTACCTTCGACGCCGACGAATTCGACGCTCATCTCCAGGTGCCCGGCGCCGCCGCGTCGTTCGTGCAGGATTCGCAGTCCCGGTCGATCCGCGGGGTGGTGCGCGGGATGCACGGCCGGTCGGGGCGCGGCGAGGGCAAGTTGGTGCGGTGCGCGCACGGGGCGATTTACGATGTCCTGGTCGACATCCGGCCGGACTCGCCGACTTTCGGCCGGCAGCAGGCATTTCGCCTGGACGACAACGACTTCCGTCATCTGTACATCCCGCCGGGGATCCTGCACGGATTCCAGGCTCTCACCGACCCGGCCGACGTGTGTTATCGGATGGATCGCCCGCACGATCCGCGTGAGGATGTCGCGGTGGCCTACGACGATCCGGAGCTGGCCATCGACTGGCCGCTGCCGGTGACGGTGGTCTCCGCGCGCGATCGGGCCGCGGGGAGCTGGGCCGAACTTCGTGCCACGCTGAACGGGCCCCACACGCGGTGA